One genomic segment of Callospermophilus lateralis isolate mCalLat2 chromosome 20, mCalLat2.hap1, whole genome shotgun sequence includes these proteins:
- the LOC143385701 gene encoding vomeronasal type-1 receptor 90-like — MTQSSTLDIFLAVRNAFCFQIVIGITANVFLLLFHVLTFLLQRRTRPTDVAIAHLALIHLLMLIIRAHLDLGILGVHDFWNDFTCKAVIYLYRLMRSLSVSTTCLLSVLQATTLSPRSSYLAKSKHTSPQCSAWTLVTLWVFNVFFNVRVLVSMGGPSNDTAAFRFVSESCIVAPTGHHFRTFFSLMGILRDIFLMGLMALSSGYMVALLCRHKRQCQHLHSTSLSPRASPELRATRTILLLMGLFVLMYFVDCVFSSSSGQMHREDPTRLWVQMLGGNGYATLSALILICADPQTVRFFQCTLEKERKSLCRAGRPVILSSHIIYF, encoded by the coding sequence ATGACCCAGAGCAGCACACTTGACATTTTTCTTGCTGTAAGAAATGCCTTTTGTTTCCAAATTGTCATCGGGATCACAGCCAACGTCTTCCTGCTCCTCTTCCACGTCCTCACGTTCCTTCTCCAGCGCAGGACCAGGCCCACGGACGTGGCCATCGCTCACCTGGCCCTGATTCACCTGCTGATGCTCATAATCAGGGCGCACCTGGACCTAGGCATTTTGGGGGTCCACGACTTTTGGAACGACTTCACATGTAAAGCCGTCATCTACCTGTACAGGCTGATGAGGAGCCTGTCGGTCAGCACCACCTGCCTGCTGAGTGTCCTGCAGGCCACcaccctcagccccagaagctcctaTCTGGCCAAGTCCAAGCACACGTCCCCACAGTGCAGTGCGTGGACCTTGGTCACTCTCTGGGTGTTCAACGTGTTCTTCAATGTCCGCGTCTTGGTCTCCATGGGAGGCCCCTCCAATGACACAGCAGCTTTCCGGTTTGTCTCTGAGTCCTGCATTGTCGCCCCCACGGGTCACCACTTCAGGACCTTCTTCTCTCTGATGGGAATACTCCGGGACATCTTCCTTATGGGGCTCATGGCCCTCTCCAGTGGGTACATGGTGGCCCTCCTGTGCAGGCATAAGAGGCAGTGCCAGCACCTCCACAGCACCAGCCTGTCCCCAAGAGCCTCCCCGGAACTGAGGGCCACCAGGACCATCCTGCTGCTCATGGGACTCTTTGTGCTCATGTACTTTGTGGACTGTGTGTTCTCCTCCTCTTCGGGACAGATGCACAGGGAGGATCCCACTCGCCTGTGGGTCCAGATGCTGGGGGGCAATGGCTACGCCACCCTCAGTGCCTTGATACTCATCTGTGCTGATCCACAGACAGTCCGGTTCTTCCAGTGCACATTAGAAAAGGAGAGGAAGTCTTTATGCCGGGCTGGGCGACCCGTCATTTTGTCATCCCACATCATTTATTTCTAA